A single Pantoea rwandensis DNA region contains:
- the pncB gene encoding nicotinate phosphoribosyltransferase yields the protein MTGHASPILTTLLDTDAYKLHMQQAVYHRYYDVPVTAEFRCRGDELLGQYADEIRAQLDTLPSLTLSDDEYNYLSGLPFFESDYLNWLRQFRFDPSQVNVRNENGRLALQISGPWREVILWEVPLLALISEVVHRHRTPDIGVEHAVAHLQQKLVTFREQVGDLDMSRFQLMDFGTRRRYSKNVQETIVATLKAEFPWLVGTSNYDLARRLQLNPVGTQAHEWFQAHQQISPVLANSQRAALQSWLDEYDDQLGIALTDCITMDAFLRDFGPGFAHRYQGLRHDSGDPVEWGEKAIAHYQRLDIDPKSKTLVFSDNLNLDKALALYRHFGQRANVVFGIGTRLTCDIPGVTPLNIVIKLVSCNGKPVAKLSDSPGKTICQDKAFVRALRKAFDLPLVKRAS from the coding sequence ATGACTGGACATGCTTCCCCGATTTTGACCACGCTGCTTGATACCGATGCGTATAAGCTTCATATGCAGCAGGCCGTTTATCATCGTTACTATGATGTCCCGGTAACGGCAGAATTTCGTTGTCGCGGCGATGAATTGCTCGGCCAGTATGCCGATGAGATTCGCGCGCAACTCGATACACTGCCCTCTCTCACCCTGAGCGACGACGAATATAACTACCTCAGTGGCTTACCTTTCTTTGAATCCGATTACCTCAACTGGCTGCGCCAATTCCGCTTTGATCCTTCTCAGGTCAACGTACGCAATGAGAATGGCCGTTTGGCCCTTCAAATCAGCGGGCCATGGCGCGAAGTGATTTTATGGGAAGTCCCGCTGCTGGCGCTGATCAGTGAAGTGGTGCATCGACATCGCACACCGGACATTGGCGTAGAGCACGCGGTGGCTCATCTGCAGCAAAAACTGGTGACGTTCCGTGAACAGGTTGGCGATCTCGATATGTCGCGCTTCCAGCTGATGGATTTCGGCACACGCCGTCGTTACTCAAAAAACGTACAGGAAACGATCGTCGCGACCCTGAAAGCCGAATTCCCGTGGTTGGTGGGCACCAGTAACTATGATCTGGCGCGCCGCTTACAGCTCAACCCGGTGGGCACTCAGGCACATGAATGGTTCCAGGCGCATCAACAAATTAGCCCGGTGCTGGCCAACAGCCAACGTGCGGCACTGCAATCCTGGCTGGATGAATATGATGACCAACTGGGTATCGCGTTGACAGACTGCATCACCATGGATGCTTTCCTGCGTGATTTCGGTCCCGGTTTTGCACATCGTTATCAGGGCTTGCGCCATGATTCGGGCGATCCGGTGGAATGGGGCGAAAAGGCGATTGCCCACTATCAGCGTCTGGATATTGATCCTAAAAGCAAAACGCTGGTGTTCTCCGACAACCTCAATCTGGACAAAGCGCTGGCGCTCTATCGCCACTTTGGCCAACGCGCCAACGTGGTATTCGGCATCGGCACCCGCCTCACTTGCGATATCCCCGGCGTGACGCCGCTTAACATCGTGATCAAATTGGTGAGCTGTAACGGCAAACCGGTGGCGAAACTGTCTGACAGCCCAGGTAAAACCATCTGCCAGGACAAAGCCTTCGTGCGCGCCCTGCGCAAGGCATTCGACCTCCCTCTGGTGAAAAGAGCCAGCTAA
- the asnS gene encoding asparagine--tRNA ligase, translated as MSVVPVADVLHGRVAVDSEVTVRGWVRTRRDSKAGLSFIAVYDGSCFNPVQAVVNNSLNNYQDEVLRLTTGCSVIVTGKVVESPGEGQAFELQATKVEVTGWVDDPDTYPMAAKRHSIEYLREVAHLRPRTNLVGAVARTRHTLAQALHRFFHENGYFWVSTPLITASDTEGAGEMFRVSTLDMENLPRDPQGKVDYDKDFFGKEAFLTVSGQLNAETYACALSKVYTFGPTFRAENSNTSRHLAEFWMLEPEVAFANLDDAAALAEAMLKYVFKAVLEERADDMAFFAERVDKDAIARLERFVTTDFAQVDYTDAVDILLKSGQTFENPVSWGVDLSSEHERYLAEKHFKAPVVVKNYPKDIKAFYMRMNEDGKTVAAMDVLAPGIGEIIGGSQREERLDVLDARLAEMGLNKEDYWWYRDLRRYGTVPHAGFGLGFERLIAYVTGVQNVRDVIPFPRTPRNANF; from the coding sequence ATGAGCGTAGTGCCTGTAGCGGATGTACTGCACGGCCGTGTCGCGGTTGACAGTGAAGTCACCGTACGTGGTTGGGTGCGTACCCGAAGAGATTCCAAAGCCGGTCTTTCCTTTATCGCCGTTTATGACGGTTCCTGCTTTAATCCCGTTCAGGCCGTCGTCAATAATTCTCTGAATAATTATCAGGATGAAGTGCTGCGTCTGACCACGGGCTGTTCAGTGATTGTCACCGGTAAAGTGGTGGAATCTCCTGGCGAAGGCCAGGCATTCGAATTGCAAGCGACCAAAGTGGAAGTCACTGGTTGGGTGGATGATCCGGACACTTATCCGATGGCAGCGAAGCGCCACAGTATTGAATATCTGCGTGAAGTCGCACACCTGCGCCCGCGCACCAACCTGGTCGGTGCGGTAGCCCGTACACGTCATACTCTGGCACAGGCGCTGCATCGCTTCTTCCACGAAAATGGCTACTTCTGGGTTTCCACCCCACTGATCACTGCATCCGATACGGAAGGTGCGGGCGAGATGTTCCGTGTTTCTACGCTGGACATGGAAAACCTGCCGCGCGATCCGCAAGGCAAAGTCGATTACGATAAAGACTTCTTTGGTAAAGAAGCCTTCCTGACCGTGTCTGGTCAGCTGAACGCCGAAACCTATGCCTGTGCGCTGTCAAAAGTCTATACCTTTGGCCCAACCTTCCGTGCCGAAAACTCCAACACCAGCCGCCACTTAGCGGAATTCTGGATGCTGGAACCGGAAGTCGCTTTCGCCAACCTTGACGATGCTGCTGCACTGGCTGAGGCCATGCTGAAGTATGTGTTCAAGGCCGTACTCGAAGAGCGTGCTGACGATATGGCGTTCTTCGCAGAACGCGTAGACAAAGATGCGATTGCGCGCTTAGAACGTTTTGTCACTACCGATTTCGCGCAGGTGGACTACACCGATGCGGTCGACATTCTGCTGAAAAGCGGCCAGACATTCGAAAACCCAGTCTCCTGGGGCGTGGATCTTTCTTCCGAACATGAACGTTACCTGGCTGAGAAGCACTTCAAAGCCCCAGTGGTGGTGAAGAATTATCCAAAAGATATCAAAGCGTTCTATATGCGTATGAACGAAGATGGTAAGACCGTGGCGGCAATGGATGTTCTGGCGCCGGGCATTGGTGAAATCATCGGTGGTTCACAGCGTGAAGAGCGTCTGGACGTATTGGATGCACGTCTGGCAGAAATGGGGCTGAACAAAGAAGATTACTGGTGGTATCGTGACCTGCGCCGTTACGGCACCGTGCCACATGCTGGCTTCGGATTAGGTTTCGAACGATTAATCGCCTATGTCACTGGCGTACAAAATGTAAGGGATGTTATCCCCTTCCCACGTACCCCGCGTAACGCTAATTTCTAA
- the ompC gene encoding porin OmpC, which translates to MMKRNILAVVIPALLAAGAANAAEIYNKDGNKLDLYGKVDARHQFSDNAGSDGDETYVRFGFKGETQINDQLTGYGQWEYNVQANNSEAQGTDGNKTRLGFAGLKFGEFGSFDYGRNYGVGYDPLAWTDVLPVFGGDSGYSDNFMVGRSNGLATYRNNNFFGLVDGLAFAVQYQGKNEESANGRSASKANGDGWGTSLTYTSDIGVGVSAAYTSSDRTNGQQGSFYGNGSKKADAWSTALKYDANNLYLAAMYGETRNSTWITTDADTVNELSGAINKEQKFEVVAQYQFDFGLRPSVAYVQSKGKDIETWGDQDIYKYVSVGAYYYFNKNMSTYVDYQINLMDENDFTRAAGITTDDTVGVGLQYQF; encoded by the coding sequence ATGATGAAGCGCAACATTCTTGCAGTGGTTATCCCTGCTCTGTTAGCTGCCGGCGCAGCAAACGCAGCAGAAATTTATAACAAAGACGGCAACAAACTGGACCTGTACGGTAAAGTTGATGCGCGTCATCAGTTTTCCGACAACGCTGGCTCAGATGGTGATGAGACTTACGTTCGTTTCGGCTTCAAGGGTGAAACCCAAATTAATGACCAACTGACCGGTTACGGCCAGTGGGAATACAACGTTCAAGCCAACAATTCTGAAGCTCAGGGTACTGACGGTAACAAAACCCGTTTAGGCTTTGCTGGTCTGAAATTCGGTGAATTCGGTTCATTCGACTACGGCCGTAACTACGGTGTTGGTTATGACCCACTGGCTTGGACCGATGTTCTGCCAGTGTTTGGTGGTGACTCTGGCTATTCAGATAACTTCATGGTTGGCCGTTCAAATGGTCTGGCTACCTACCGTAACAACAACTTCTTCGGTCTGGTTGACGGCCTGGCCTTTGCTGTTCAGTATCAGGGCAAAAACGAAGAGTCTGCCAACGGCCGCTCTGCATCTAAAGCAAATGGCGACGGCTGGGGTACTTCTTTAACTTATACCTCTGATATCGGTGTTGGTGTTTCAGCAGCTTATACCTCTTCAGATCGCACTAACGGCCAGCAGGGTTCATTCTACGGCAACGGCAGCAAGAAAGCTGACGCATGGTCAACTGCTCTGAAATACGACGCTAACAACCTGTATCTGGCTGCAATGTACGGTGAAACCCGTAACTCAACCTGGATCACTACTGACGCTGATACCGTTAATGAACTCAGCGGCGCGATCAACAAAGAACAGAAATTCGAAGTTGTTGCACAGTACCAGTTCGATTTCGGTCTGCGCCCATCCGTCGCATACGTCCAGTCTAAAGGCAAGGACATCGAGACTTGGGGTGACCAGGATATCTACAAATACGTTTCTGTTGGTGCGTACTACTACTTCAACAAAAACATGTCTACCTATGTTGATTATCAGATCAACCTGATGGACGAAAACGACTTCACCCGCGCAGCCGGCATCACTACTGATGACACTGTTGGTGTTGGCCTGCAGTACCAGTTCTAA
- a CDS encoding amino acid aminotransferase produces MFESISAAPADPILGLADLFRADDRPNKINLGIGVYKDETGKTPVLTSVKKAEQYLLENETTKNYLSIDGLADFARCTQELLFGKESALISAGRACTAQTPGGTGALRVAADFLATQTNVKRVWVSNPSWPNHKNVFNAAGLEVCDYQYYDAANHSLDFAGMVASLQEAKAGDVVLFHGCCHNPTGVDPSADQWQQLAKLSQEKGWLPLFDFAYQGFARGLDEDAEGLRIFAASHQELIVASSYSKNFGLYNERVGALTLVAANSDVAKTAFSQVKYSIRANYSNPPSHGAAVVATILGNDALRTIWVQELTDMRQRIQRMRQLFVNTLAEKGAKQDFSFIIKQNGMFSFSGLTKDQVVRLRDEFGVYAVNSGRVNVAGMTPDNMSALCEAIVAVL; encoded by the coding sequence ATGTTTGAATCGATCTCTGCCGCACCCGCCGATCCTATTCTGGGACTGGCTGACCTGTTTCGCGCCGACGACCGCCCGAATAAAATCAACCTTGGCATTGGTGTCTATAAAGATGAAACCGGTAAAACACCGGTACTCACCAGTGTTAAAAAAGCTGAGCAGTATCTGCTGGAAAATGAAACCACCAAAAATTACCTGAGCATCGATGGCCTGGCCGATTTTGCTCGCTGCACTCAGGAGTTGCTGTTCGGCAAAGAGAGCGCGCTGATTTCAGCGGGCCGCGCGTGCACAGCACAAACGCCAGGCGGCACCGGTGCATTGCGCGTCGCTGCGGATTTCCTTGCGACGCAGACCAATGTGAAGCGCGTGTGGGTGAGTAATCCTAGCTGGCCGAACCACAAAAACGTATTCAACGCGGCGGGTCTGGAAGTCTGTGATTACCAGTACTACGATGCAGCCAACCATAGCCTCGATTTCGCAGGCATGGTCGCCTCGTTGCAGGAAGCCAAAGCCGGTGATGTCGTGCTGTTCCACGGCTGCTGCCACAACCCGACTGGCGTCGACCCTTCCGCGGACCAATGGCAACAGCTGGCGAAGCTGTCGCAGGAAAAGGGTTGGCTGCCACTGTTCGACTTCGCTTACCAGGGCTTTGCACGTGGCCTGGATGAGGATGCCGAAGGCCTGCGTATTTTCGCCGCGTCTCATCAGGAGCTGATCGTTGCCAGCTCTTACTCCAAAAACTTTGGCCTGTACAACGAGCGTGTCGGTGCACTGACGCTGGTTGCCGCCAACAGCGATGTCGCGAAAACCGCCTTTAGCCAGGTGAAATACAGCATCCGTGCTAACTACTCTAACCCACCGTCACACGGTGCCGCTGTGGTCGCCACTATCCTCGGTAACGACGCGCTGCGTACCATCTGGGTGCAGGAGCTGACAGACATGCGTCAGCGCATACAGCGCATGCGTCAGCTGTTTGTGAATACCCTGGCAGAGAAAGGCGCGAAACAGGACTTCAGCTTTATCATTAAGCAGAACGGCATGTTCTCGTTTAGCGGCCTGACCAAAGATCAGGTTGTGCGCCTGCGTGACGAGTTCGGCGTTTATGCCGTTAACTCTGGTCGTGTGAACGTGGCTGGGATGACGCCAGACAATATGTCTGCGCTCTGTGAAGCGATTGTCGCTGTACTCTAA